Genomic DNA from Candidatus Dependentiae bacterium:
ATTGGTCAGGGTTTTCAAAATAAATACTGATCATGCCAGCATCGGTTGCTCTTCGAATGTTTTGACGATTATCATCAATAAAGAGGATTGTTTTATTGTGTTGATTATAGGTTGCAAGATAATGAGCGAATGCTTTTGGATTATTTTTGGCTAGATAAGAGTTTTCCTGGTTGGGTACCTGTACTGCATCAAAATTACTAAAGATTGCTTGGTGTCGTGCGGCTAAATGTACAAAAATAACGGCACCAATATTAGAGAAAATATGGAGCACATACCCCCTTTTTTTTAAGCAGGAGACTATATCGAGAGTCTCCTGAATTGGATCTTGGGCGTTGGCAATATTGATGGCAAGGTGTTTGTAAGTAGCTATGCCAGGATATTTTTGGCATAATGTCATAATGCATTCTTCTGGTACTGCGCGTTTGAGCATAAGGGTACATAGATCGTACATGAATCGTGGATGTAGCATATACCGCGCAAGAAGCACGACTTTTTTATTCTGCCAAAGAAGGTTCATTGTTTTTTTATAATTACGTTTGAACAATACGCCATGGATATCAAAAACGACTATCGTGTTTTCTGGGGAAAGAGATGATGAAGGTTGCATAGTCATAAAAACGTCCAATAGGATTATGGTGTATACAGTAGCTTATACACCATACCAAAAAACATGATAAAAAATATAGTATAAGAAATAGGCATTAGTTAATGATGCAAGTTTTTTCTAGGAGCGAATTCATTATTGTTTTTGTTGTGGTAGGTTGCGCAGCGGCGGCTTTTTTTTGTTCTTCTTTGAGTAGTTCTTGTTTAGCAAGTTGTTCTGCAAGATGCCTGTTCATTCCAATAGTCAATGCAAGGGCGTTGTTTGTATCATTTTCATAAAAGAGGCTGTTGTCGTTCGATTGTTGAACGGATGATACTTGTTTCATATCTTCTGGATTTGCAGGAGATGGGCAGAACATAGTAGAGGTGTGTGTTGCTAGCATTAAAACGGTGAAAAATATGATCTTTTTTGCAAACATATGATTATCCTTAAAAAAATGGGTTTAAAACTATTACCTTGTATTGCTTCTTTGTCTGGTGCTGCTAGATTCTTTGCTCGCGCCTTGTTGTTCATAGCGAAACGTTAAAAGATCTTTTATTTGATCGATTTCTTTTTGAGAGATTGAGGCTTTTTTAATCATACATTCATAAATAATATTTTCATCCTGTTTGGACAGAGATGGACAATATAAAAAAGCACGTTGCGCAGTAGCCAGCGAGGTGAATCGCGCAGCTATTTTTTCGTGTTTAATTATGGGCATTGATTGTGCATGTTGCATGCCGGTTCTGTTGACTGATTGGGCTTGTGGCTTGGCTATGTTAATAGCCAGCGATCTGACGTTCCGCGAAAAAGTCATGTGAGGCTTCGTGGTTGTATCCTCATTGATTGAAAAAATGGTTTGGCCTTCCTTGTTGCTATTTGTGCTGTTAAAAGGCTGGCTCGTAAATGTGGTGTTATTCATAACGAATAATGTCAGAGTGAAGGTGAGCAGGAATAATCTTTTATGCATGATCCGTATTCTATCGATTGTGAGGGTATGAATGTTAATTAGTTGTATGGCTATCTTGTTGTTGTGTCTCAGATGCAGGGTTTTTAAAAATATCCTGCCCTAATTTTTCCAATTTTTCTTTATCTTCTTTGGATACGCGAGGTGAATTGAGATAATGTTTGCGTAAATAATCAGCAATCTCCTGCTTATGAGTTGAGTTTGTTGCTTGGGCAATTTTTTTTAGTGTATCAGTAATATGTTTATCAAAGCTGTCTGAATCATTTTCGTGATTATAATAAATACGATCTAGGCGATCTTGAGCGGTAAGAGGTATGGATGCTACGGTTTCATCGCCTGTTTCGGCATTTCTTATGAAACCAAGTCCTCTTTTGAAATCTATAAACGCTGATTTAGATTTATGAGTACAAGATGGTGGGAAGCTGTGGCTTGAATTATTATTTTCGAAAGTACTGTGGCTCGATTGGTTTGCTAAATTGGGCAAGTTTGAAAAACTCTTGTTTGAGTATCTTTTATGCATCGGGGACACAGGAGTAGCGTTTTTTTCTTCTGTGGTCTCGCCGAATGTTTCAACTTTTGTTGATGGTCGATTATCCACGAATGGTTTGTCCATGCAAAAGCACTGAGTTACACTGATAATGAGTGCTAAAAAAAATGTTATTTTTTTATTCATTGAAATATCCATGTTTGATTTTTGTGTCATCAGTAGAAGATGTTTTTACTCATGTTAATCATATTAGAAAATGTTTTTTTGTCAATGAACTACGAAGCGGAAGGCTGAACTTGTAGCTGCATGAGGAAGGGTTTTTCTGTATCAAGTCTCATGATAGATCCGGCCAGTGGTCGTTGATCTATGATGAGGCAATGCGTGCAGTGGTGGCCATCTGGCTGCGTTGGATAGTGAAGCACTTCAGTTGTAATGTCTTGAGCGTTCAGCGCTTCAATCACGTGTTCTATGGGTTTATTTTTCAGATCGGGAACCAATACTTTTTTATGAGGGCCGGCTGAAATGTAAAGCGTTATGGGATTGGCATCGAGTAATTGGCCTGGCATGGGCCATTGGGCAATACATAGATCTTTTGGAGCTGAATTATCAACTATGTAGGATTTAAAACGGATGTGTTGTTGTTCAAGATCAGCGGCGATTGCGGGTAACGATTTTGTCACGAGGCTAGGCGTTTGTTTTTTTGCTGGTTGGGTTGAGATAACCAAAAAAACTGATTGATTTTGTTTTATTTTTTGCAGTGATGATGGGGTTTGACTTATGATCGTTCCCTCTGGCAATAGGGCATCTTCTTTGAAGGTTAACAAACGAGGGTTGAGACCTTGTCGAGATAAAATCATAAAAGCTTCTTGAGTATTCTTTCCTACTAAAGCAGGAGTTTCGAGCTCTTTTTGGGGATAGAGAACAGTGAGCGTAACGTAGCCCGTTATAAAGCTTATAAACGGGAGGGTCCAAAGGAGATTTTTGATTGTTTTGAACATGAAGTAACCTTAGTTGTATGTTTTAGGGTTCTCAAGGTAAACAATAAGCCGGATTCTGTTTTTTAAGTGATTAAACCTAAAAATGGCAACCATTTATCTAAGCGACTACACCCGCACGTTTAAACCGGAATGAACGACCGCACGTGCCTATTGTGTCTTGCTCCAGGTAGGGTTTACCCCTGCAGGACATTACTGGCCTGCATTGTGCGCTCTTACCGCACATTTTCACCCTTACCCGTCATATATACGAATATACATGACGGGCGGTTATTTTCTGTGGCCCTGATCCATAGGCTTACGCCTCCCTTAGTTGGTTTCCCTCCTAAGGTACCTTGTTCACTGGGAGTCCGGACTTTCCTCTCTGCGCCTGCTATAGGCGTCAAAGCGATTGCCTAGTTTACCTTGAGAATTATCTATCAAAGATATACACCATAATACTATTATATTAGCAATAATCTTAACGGGTGTATAGGCACTAATGGTGGGTATTTTTAGCCCAAAGGGCTCAATAACGAGGCATTCGATCAACAGGCAGCAGATAAGTAAGATATAAGGCTGTATAGAAAAGCCATAAAAAGTTTTTTGGCTTTGAAAGCCAATCAGGGTAATAGGGAGTATGTATACAAGTTGTAGTCCAAAGATATTATAATGGAACGAGGATTCTAGGGCTATCAGGAGGCATATGGCAAAAAGTTGGAATATACTTGTCTCTTTATAGAGGGATATGCAGTAAAAGCAAAGCAATCCATAGACGATCTGTTTTTCGAGCAACGAAAAACTAAAGATATCGACTATAAATAATAGCAAGATAATAAGGTAAAAATATCGTTCTTTATACAGTATATTCACGGCATTACTTTTTATTACAATGGGCACGATGTGATCCCTTGTAGTGTATATTGACAATTGAGGAGATTCAAGGGTATCTTTTGCCAAGGTTGAATATGTTACATTATTAAAAGGAGTCTTGCTATGGTAAAGAAGCTTTTTTCATCAGCAGTTCTTATTGCACTTTATGTTGTTTTGATGCCAGTTTTTTCTTTTGGCATTCCTCCATTAACAGATGCACCAATCAGCGTTGTAGCTGCGGAAGCAACGTCAGAAGTCACTCAATCGTCTCAGGCGGTATCAGGTATTTTAACATCGATTTATAATGCAGCTACTGTTCAAAATAAATTTATCACGGTGACTACAATCTCAGCATTAGTATTTGCTATCCTTTATAACTATAACGAGCAATTTAGAGAAAAAGTTCGTGGCGTATTAGGATTTGAAGAAGAAAACAAGATTTGTCGTTTCTGTCCTAAAAAGAACTGTACTCGTTAAATTTTTTTTGATTTAGAAATTAAAAAAGGAGTCGTGTAATAACGGCTCCTTTTTTGTTATACTTAGGGTATGAAATCCATACTAAACTATTTATTTATCACCTTTATTCTCGTCAGCTCATGCCTCTTGGGCGCCTGTTTTTATATTGTATATAATCACAGCGTCGACTTTTCGGTTCTTGAGCAGTACGACCACGCAAAGCCCTCCATTGTTTTGGATGACGAGGGTCATGAGTGGGCCAGGTTTCAACTGGACAAACGAGAGCCTATTGCTCTCTATCAAATGCCTCCCCATTTGATTCATGCTTTTATTGCCGCAGAGGATTGGAATTTTTTCAATCATGCGGGGATTTCGTGGCGTGGGATTATTCGATCCACGTTAGTTAATCTCTATCATCGGCGTAAGGTGCAGGGGGCTAGCACCATTACGCAGCAGCTGGTCAAACTGCTCTTTTTCGATTCTAAAAAAACGTTCGAGCGTAAAATTAAGGAACAACTATTAGCGCTTCTTGTAGAACGTCAATTCACTAAAGAACAAATTTTGGAAACATATTTGAACCACGTTTGTTTTGGTTGTGGTATTTATGGGGTGCAGGCAGCAAGTCAACGATTTTGGAAAAAAAATGCTGCCGACATATCGCCCGCCCAAGCTGCAACTTTAGCGGCTATTGTACGTTCGCCTGCTCATTATTGTCCTCTTGTGTCGGCACCATTGGCAGAAAAAAGGCGCAATATAATTTTGCATTCTATGATGAAGCTTTCTTTTATTACCCACGAAGCTTATGAGCAAGCGCGCAACAAGCCTCTAGAAGTTATACAGGACGAGCAAGATTCTCTTGCGCCACATTTGCGCGAGACTATTCGCTTGCATGTAGAAGGACTGTTTGGCAGAGAAATGCTTTATGGCGGTGGTCTGCATATCAAAACAACGTTAAATAAAAACATTCAGCAAAAAGCTACCAAAGCGTTTCGCGATCAATGTCTACATTTAAAAAACACGCTGGCATCTGATATTGATGGCGCATTGATTTCTATTGAGGCAAAAACTGGCCAAATCAAAGCACTTATTGGTGGGCATGATTTCAGTAGCTCAAAATTTAATCGCGCGTTGCAGGCACGGCGCCAAATAGGATCAACTATAAAACCATTGATATATGCGGCGGCATTGCAGGCTGGTATGAGTTTTGCAGATGTCATGGTTGACGAGCCGTATGAATTATTACAACAAAATGGCACCATGTGGCAGCCAAACAACTATAATAAACAGTTTGATGGTCCCATAACTTTGGCTCATGCATTGTCTCATTCTAACAACATTGTTGCGATAAAAACTTTGCTTGCCGTCGGAGCTCAGCCGGTAATTGGTTTAGCTCGTGCTTGTAATATGACCGGCCCTTTCCATAGTTATCCATCATTAGCTCTGGGATGTGTTGACGGCTCGTTATACGAAGTGACCGGCATGTTTAATATATTTGCTAATAATGGTGAGTATGTTGAGCCTCATTATCTGACATGGATTAAAGATGCGTGGGGAACAAAAATTTGGAAAAGTAAACCACAACACCGTCGTGTAATGAGCTCACGGGTTAGTGGACAGGTTGTCAAAGTGCTTACGCATTCTTTAGAGCGTGTGCGTTGGTATTGGCCTACGCCGTGGTTGGATTGTGAGGCGCTCAGTAAAACAGGTACGACTAATGATTCGCGTACCTGTTGGTTTGCGGGGTCAACGCCAGAATTAACGACGGTTGTCTATATTGGGCGCGATGACAATCGCTCTATGGGAGAAAATATTTATCCTGTAAAAACAGCATTTCCTATTTGGATGCAGGTGCATAGTGGATTGCCTTCGCGGCAAAAACAGTTTGCGTACGATCCATCATTAAAAGAATTACGCATTAACGAAAAAACGGGAGCACCTGTTTATGGAGCGAGCGTCCCTGGTACATTGTCAATTATGGTGTAAAATATGTTTGCGTCGCCATGTATATGGCGCACAAAAAAGGGGACGCCTGCTTATGCAAATGTCCCCGGTACATTATCAATTATGATTTGATGAGATTAATTTTTTTTCATCTCCTCATGTTGAGGATTACTTTTGTCGTTAATTGACGCATTATGAGCATTTGCTTCTCTGAGCATTTTAGCAAGAAATTCTTTTCTTGATGGGCTTGATAAATTCATGGGGCTCATAGGACACAAAGCGCTAAATCGATTTGAGGAAAATGGACTGTCGGATGAGGAGGTACTGAGTGAGCGGCTCAGGCTACTTGATGCTGGACTCGCACTGCTACTATTGCTGCTGCTGCTCGAAGAACTTGGGCTTGCAGAACTTGTTGAGTTTATTGAATCGGTTGATCCGCGGCGTTCTTTTCTAGTATGTCTCATTGGTATTAGTCTTGGAGAATTAAATGGAGCTGGAGTATCGTTTCTAACATCTTGTGAGGATCGGCTTAAGGTGCTCGCTGTTGGACTACTAATACTGCTGCTATTTGAGGAGCTAGGGCTGACAATGTTCATTGAATATAGTGATTCGCGTACAATCATGTCAATTTCTTCTGTACTATGTCTTCTGGGTCCGTGGGTTGGAGAATTGAATGGAGTTTGTGCTTCGTTTCTAACATCTTGGCTGGAAGAGTTATTTTGGTCTGCGATAATTTTAGCTGGTATATGAGCAATAACTGCCAAGCTTAATGAGCTTACTCCGCTGCGAAAAGCCATTAACTCTTCTCTGCTATATCTATATTTTGGAGAAGACGATGGATTTGAATTTTCTTGTGGTTTATCCATGGTATGGGTTGTAGAGACGAGTACCAGTAGGCCGGCGACAATAGAGAGACGAAAGTAAATCATCTTAAAATTCCCTTTTTTGGTAAGAATTAATATTAATTGAGTTATAATAACGATGTGATGGCATTATGCAAGGTTTTACGATCTTGGTCTATGTCTTCTTGTTTGACAATCGTAAATAAATCTGGACGTGTTTGTGCGGCGGCAACTGCGTTATCAACTTGATGTTTTGTTGTAGCGGTTTCAAGAGGAATGGTAATGCATGGTTTATCAAAGAAGCTGACTTCAGCCAAAGTACCTGCGCCAGATCGGCACATAACGATATCGGCGGCAGCGTAATAGGTTGCTAATTCATCGCTATAACTGAATACCAATGCGGGCAGATCCATAGATGCGTAAAATGATTGCCAGTCAGTGGTATCATAGGCACCTGTTTGATGAATGATTTGAATGTTTTGCGCTAATTGTGGAAAGTTTTCTAGTGTTTGGCGCATGGCAGCATTAATAAACAATGATCCTTGTGAGCCGCCAAGTATTACGACTGTTTTTCTTTGCGGAGAAAATTGTATTGTTGCCAATGCATCTTCGCGAGATAGTTTTTTGTAGTCGGTGAATTTCATTGGATAGTTTGTCAGGGTACATCGGTTGCCAGGAAAGTAGCTGGTACTTTGTTCAAAGCATATCCAAATTTTATAAGCAAATGGTGCTAAAAATTTAATAGCTTTGCCAGGAATCACGTTGAGCTCATAGAGTTCGATAGGAATTTTGAGTAGGCGCGCGGCTAAGCACACGGGTATGGAAATATGGCCACCGGTACTAATCACGCCTTCAGGTTTAAGTTTATATAAATAATAGAAGCTGGTAACAAACGATGATACCAAGTGCCATAAAAATTTTGGATAACGTACAATGCTTTTATGGGGGAATGCTTGGAGCGTCAACGGGATGTAGTGCCGTATAATGGCACTACTATTGACCAATTGTTTGTCGAGCGCTGTGGCCGTTGAAAAAAACATTACCTCGTATTGAGGGTGCTTGTTAAGCATTTGTTGGGCCAAGGTTATGCAAGGGAGGATATGCCCTCCTGATTTACCCGCAACAAAACAAATACGATGATATTTTACGTTTTTTTTGTTTTCCATTGATTCAATAACTGTGCGCACTCAAGGTTATGGTCTTTTGTTTTAGCATTCCGTTTTGCTTGCTCAAGGGTAGTTAATGCGTTATTCGTGTTGCCACTTTCATAAAGGGTCTGAGCAAGATGTATCAAGACAGTATAATCCGAAGGAATTTTTTGTGCTACATTTTGTAACAATGTTAACGCTTGAGTATAGTTCTTTTGTTTATGATAGATTAATGCTTGTGTATCCTGAAAGTGTGGATTAGTGGCATCTTGTTTTAATACAACCTTAATAAGTTTTTCGGCTTCTTTAATGTTATCGCCCTCGGTTGCATAGTAATAAGCAATCAGGTTGAGGAGTGGGGCAAAGGTGCTGTTAATCTTCTTTGTTTCTTCAATGGTTTTTTTTAACGCATCGAAATTTTTTGCTTCATATTGCAGAATGCTTATTTGGTACAGTATTTTTGATTTAAGTGCTTTGCTTGGCGCAAGCTTTAATGATTTTTGGTGGTAGTTGAGTGCTGCCTCATTTTTATCAAAACGCGTGTTGAGATCAGCTAAATAGAGCTTAGGGAGCAGATTATTGGGTTGTTGTTTTTCCACCTCTTGTAAAATCTTAACTGCTTGTTCAAATTTGAGTACATCTTGTGTTAATAAATGGACGGTTTTATACCACATGGTATTGGTGGGATCTTTTAAAATCCATGCTTGAAGCGTTGCAGCAACGGCGTCCATTTGCTTCATAGCAGTAAGAATTTGAATTTTTAAGAGTTTGCTCTCATTGCTATCGGGCTTTTCTTGTAGGCAGGCATCAATTTTAACCAGAGCTTGTTTGTAATTTTTTTGATCAAAGAGTGTCAACGCCCCATCAAAGCATTGTTTGTTCATGGTCAGGCTGTTGTTAGTAGCGCGTTGTTCAATTTTTTGCTTGAAAACTAATTGCAAAAGATGTTGTTCGACATCTTTGTTGTCACCACCACTGGTTTCTAAAAAATTGGTATAACCTTTAATGGCTCCTTTGAGTTCTCCTGCTTGTTCATTGAGCAGCGCATACAAGAGCCAGCCTTTTTCAAAACGGGGATGCATGTCCAAGCATTTTTGGAC
This window encodes:
- a CDS encoding tetratricopeptide repeat protein, producing MKRIIYSLILWAISTAPLYAVTTQTIHNYLTANRDQFSGKMKQAYDRYKILLSEKDVPLHAYKGYIHLLHDTGNYEHVEQLIPELDPLFKNDQSIQLIFAQSLDKLEKHNQADERFIKLNDEFKNNQEIAFNATNSYLRRKEPENAIKVIDNLLNSSANKPNNFIFYFMKSQIYMQLNNKVEALNNVQKCLDMHPRFEKGWLLYALLNEQAGELKGAIKGYTNFLETSGGDNKDVEQHLLQLVFKQKIEQRATNNSLTMNKQCFDGALTLFDQKNYKQALVKIDACLQEKPDSNESKLLKIQILTAMKQMDAVAATLQAWILKDPTNTMWYKTVHLLTQDVLKFEQAVKILQEVEKQQPNNLLPKLYLADLNTRFDKNEAALNYHQKSLKLAPSKALKSKILYQISILQYEAKNFDALKKTIEETKKINSTFAPLLNLIAYYYATEGDNIKEAEKLIKVVLKQDATNPHFQDTQALIYHKQKNYTQALTLLQNVAQKIPSDYTVLIHLAQTLYESGNTNNALTTLEQAKRNAKTKDHNLECAQLLNQWKTKKT
- a CDS encoding PBP1A family penicillin-binding protein: MKSILNYLFITFILVSSCLLGACFYIVYNHSVDFSVLEQYDHAKPSIVLDDEGHEWARFQLDKREPIALYQMPPHLIHAFIAAEDWNFFNHAGISWRGIIRSTLVNLYHRRKVQGASTITQQLVKLLFFDSKKTFERKIKEQLLALLVERQFTKEQILETYLNHVCFGCGIYGVQAASQRFWKKNAADISPAQAATLAAIVRSPAHYCPLVSAPLAEKRRNIILHSMMKLSFITHEAYEQARNKPLEVIQDEQDSLAPHLRETIRLHVEGLFGREMLYGGGLHIKTTLNKNIQQKATKAFRDQCLHLKNTLASDIDGALISIEAKTGQIKALIGGHDFSSSKFNRALQARRQIGSTIKPLIYAAALQAGMSFADVMVDEPYELLQQNGTMWQPNNYNKQFDGPITLAHALSHSNNIVAIKTLLAVGAQPVIGLARACNMTGPFHSYPSLALGCVDGSLYEVTGMFNIFANNGEYVEPHYLTWIKDAWGTKIWKSKPQHRRVMSSRVSGQVVKVLTHSLERVRWYWPTPWLDCEALSKTGTTNDSRTCWFAGSTPELTTVVYIGRDDNRSMGENIYPVKTAFPIWMQVHSGLPSRQKQFAYDPSLKELRINEKTGAPVYGASVPGTLSIMV
- a CDS encoding UDP-N-acetylglucosamine--N-acetylmuramyl-(pentapeptide) pyrophosphoryl-undecaprenol N-acetylglucosamine transferase, yielding MENKKNVKYHRICFVAGKSGGHILPCITLAQQMLNKHPQYEVMFFSTATALDKQLVNSSAIIRHYIPLTLQAFPHKSIVRYPKFLWHLVSSFVTSFYYLYKLKPEGVISTGGHISIPVCLAARLLKIPIELYELNVIPGKAIKFLAPFAYKIWICFEQSTSYFPGNRCTLTNYPMKFTDYKKLSREDALATIQFSPQRKTVVILGGSQGSLFINAAMRQTLENFPQLAQNIQIIHQTGAYDTTDWQSFYASMDLPALVFSYSDELATYYAAADIVMCRSGAGTLAEVSFFDKPCITIPLETATTKHQVDNAVAAAQTRPDLFTIVKQEDIDQDRKTLHNAITSLL
- a CDS encoding PASTA domain-containing protein, producing the protein MFKTIKNLLWTLPFISFITGYVTLTVLYPQKELETPALVGKNTQEAFMILSRQGLNPRLLTFKEDALLPEGTIISQTPSSLQKIKQNQSVFLVISTQPAKKQTPSLVTKSLPAIAADLEQQHIRFKSYIVDNSAPKDLCIAQWPMPGQLLDANPITLYISAGPHKKVLVPDLKNKPIEHVIEALNAQDITTEVLHYPTQPDGHHCTHCLIIDQRPLAGSIMRLDTEKPFLMQLQVQPSAS